The following are from one region of the Chloracidobacterium sp. genome:
- a CDS encoding vitamin K epoxide reductase family protein — protein MNEALDLTETSAEPIAKMPVLASLIAFVGLADSVYLTVKHYTDEPVPCSLIEGCEKVLTSAYAAFAGVPIAAIGAAAYFAAFSLAILAAFGNRVAWNLFGLQAVIMSAVTLWLLYLQGFVIGAFCQFCLVSAASTLGLLTVFITSRVVSR, from the coding sequence ATGAACGAAGCCCTCGACCTGACCGAGACCTCAGCTGAGCCAATCGCAAAAATGCCGGTTCTCGCTTCGTTGATCGCGTTTGTCGGCCTCGCCGATTCGGTCTACTTAACGGTAAAGCACTATACCGACGAGCCGGTCCCGTGCAGTTTGATCGAGGGCTGTGAAAAGGTGCTGACGAGCGCCTATGCGGCATTCGCCGGGGTCCCGATCGCCGCTATCGGTGCGGCGGCTTATTTCGCGGCGTTTTCGTTGGCCATCCTCGCGGCCTTCGGAAACCGCGTGGCTTGGAACCTTTTTGGTTTACAGGCCGTGATCATGTCGGCCGTCACGTTATGGCTGCTTTATCTGCAGGGTTTCGTGATCGGCGCTTTTTGTCAGTTTTGTCTCGTATCGGCGGCTTCCACGCTTGGGCTTCTCACCGTATTTATTACCTCACGCGTGGTCTCACGATAA
- a CDS encoding thioredoxin domain-containing protein, giving the protein MTEKNNQSKKAKKNSGLPLSIIAIAFVVVVLGGIWLYNTSSKPRTATDANRAGVTNAARPQTAPVNAPSGAAVGVNMLGSPTAAVTVEEFADYQCGACASVHPVMKELQSAYAGNKNFRFIFRHYPLQIAGHDKSYDAAAATEAAGLQGKFWQMQDQLFRNQGTWTGNPNYRELWAQYATNLGMDVEKFKSDLAGLQTKERVNQDISRGRALGITSTPTVFINGQAVPYQEINIASLRRLIDAEIQNAAAPPPAAPSNAK; this is encoded by the coding sequence ATGACAGAGAAAAACAACCAATCGAAAAAGGCTAAGAAGAACTCAGGCCTCCCACTTTCGATCATCGCGATCGCTTTTGTCGTGGTCGTATTGGGCGGGATATGGCTTTACAACACGTCGAGCAAACCACGAACGGCGACTGACGCAAACCGCGCCGGTGTGACCAATGCCGCCCGGCCCCAGACCGCCCCCGTGAATGCACCAAGCGGCGCGGCAGTCGGCGTCAATATGCTCGGATCACCGACAGCTGCCGTGACGGTCGAGGAATTTGCCGATTACCAGTGCGGGGCTTGTGCAAGCGTGCACCCGGTCATGAAAGAACTGCAGTCGGCATATGCGGGAAACAAGAATTTTCGTTTCATCTTTCGCCATTACCCGCTGCAGATCGCAGGCCACGATAAATCGTATGATGCTGCAGCAGCGACCGAGGCAGCAGGATTACAAGGCAAATTCTGGCAGATGCAGGATCAGCTTTTTCGAAATCAGGGAACATGGACCGGAAATCCCAATTATCGTGAGTTGTGGGCCCAATACGCGACGAACCTGGGCATGGATGTGGAAAAGTTCAAGAGCGACCTCGCCGGGCTTCAGACCAAAGAAAGGGTAAACCAGGACATAAGCCGCGGAAGGGCATTGGGCATTACGTCAACGCCGACCGTCTTTATCAACGGGCAGGCGGTCCCTTATCAGGAGATCAACATCGCCTCGCTTCGCCGACTGATCGACGCAGAGATACAGAATGCGGCGGCTCCACCGCCTGCCGCTCCATCGAACGCTAAATGA